The genomic window TGAAGGCTCTGCATCGACTTCAAGTACATCTCCTGGAACGATGAGATCTCCGGAAAGTTCATTGACTTCTTTAAGAGTGGAGACGGATGTGCCGCTTTCATTTGCGAGGCTCCATAGTGTATCTCCACTCTCTACCGTGTACTCTGCTGCTGATATATTGTGTGACGCGATCCCTGTAAGTGCTGTAACTGTTGCTACTGACAGTAGTGTCTTCTTCATAATAAGTAAATCCTCCTAATTTCTTTTGAACCTTAATTGATGTTTTATTGTTTATATATGTCCCCGACCGGGTAAGTTTTTAATGTTAGTTTGTCTTTAGGCATGTCCTTTTGACTACGGTGCACACTATAGCACACAAGAAATGCTTTATGGGCGTTTGTAATTGACTTGTAATGTAATCGAAATGAGGGGAATGGACTGTAATATGCAGCATCACCCACCCCCATACAAAATAAAACAGGCTGAGCCCCATGCTCAGCCTGTTTTCGCTATTTCTATGGATATTCAATTGATTCATTTCTTTCTATCATTGAAGCGTCATTGTAATATTTCTATTCACCGGTCTGAGTGGACAGCCATTGGACAAGCGCATCCAGTTCCTCTTCATCACTTACCAGTCCGGACGGCATGCCGTTCCCGCCCTCTTCAATCGTCGTGCGGATTTCATCCTCTGAAAGGCGGCTGCCTACATCCGTCAATGCCGGACCGCTTGCACCTTCCAGGTCTTCACCGTGACAGCTCATGCAGTTGTTCTGCTGGTATGCTTCCTGTGCAAGCTCTGAATCGCCGGCATCTGCACTGTTGGACTCCTCAGTACTTTCCTCAGTCTCCTCTTCGGTGCTCTCTTCCATTGTCGTCTCTTCAGTTGTTGCTTCATCAGTCGCCTCTTCTGAATCCCCGCCGGAATCTCCGCCACAAGCACCAAGTACAAGCACCATCGCAAAACTCATAAGTAACCAGAACTTTTTCATCAGCCTGTCTCCTTTACCAATATAATTGTTTATATTAGCTCAATACCCCGGAGCATTGAGTACTTAAACACCATTTTCGGATGTTGGGCAGAATTATGAATTTTCTAAAGTCTGCTTGGAGTATTCCAATGAAGTTTTCTGACCATGAAAAAATGTTCCCCCATCCGGGGGAACATGATTCATCATCCTTCATCATCCATCGTCATTCGGAGATAGGCATCAATGAACGGACCGATATCACCGTCCATGACCTTGTCAGTGTTTCCAACCTCCATATTCGTACGATGATCCTTCACCATTGAATAGGGGTGGAAGACGTAGGAGCGGATCTGACTGCCCCATCCGATTTCCTTCTGCTCACCCTTGATCGCATCGATTTCTGCCCGCTGCTCCTCAAGCTCCCTCTGATACAGCTTGGACTTCAGCATCGTCATCGCCTGGTCGCGGTTTTTGATCTGTGACCGCTCATTCTGGCATGTGACGACAATGCCGGTCGGGTGGTGGGTGATCCGCACTGCAGAGTCGGTCGTATTGACGTGCTGTCCACCGGCCCCGCTTGCACGGTAGGTGTCGACACTGATCTCTTCAGGCTTCACTTCAATCTTGATGTCCTGGTTCTCAAACTGCGGTGTAACTTCACATGAAACGAATGAGGTGTGCCGTCTGCCTGATGAATCGAAAGGCGAGATGCGCACAAGACGATGCACGCCCTTCTCGGCCTTCAGCAGCCCATAGCTGTTGAGTCCCTTAATCAGCAGCGCGACACTTTTGACACCTGCTTCGTCCCCGGCCTGGTAATCGAGCGTTTCGACTTTGAAGCCCTGCTGATCAGCATAGCGCTGGTACATGCGCAGCAGCATCTCCGCCCAGTCCTGGGATTCGGTACCGCCGGCGCCGGGGTGGAGCTCAAGTATCGCATTCAGTCCATCATGCTCGTTGTTCAGGAGCATGTTGAGTTCGAATGCCTCGATTTGGGCGCGCACCTGTGCCACGTTCTCTTCCAAGGTACGGTACATGTCTTCATCGTTTTCCTCTTTAAGCAGCTCATACGAAACTTCAATATCCTCAACGGCTGCTTCAATGTTGTGGAATTCATCGACCACCCGTTTCAGGTTGTTGTTGCTGTCGATGACCTGTTGCGCCTCTTCCTGGTTATCCCAGAAACCAGGCTCGGTCATCCTTTCTTCATACTCCTTGATCTGGACCTCTTTTTCCTCTAAGTCAAAGAGACCCCCTGAAGTCATCAAGTTTCCCGTGCATGTCGCCAATGAAATTCCTTATCTCATACAATTCCATAAATATCCCTCTTTCATCTATTTGCCATGACAATTTTTGTATTTCTTCCCTGAACCACATGGGCAGGGATCGTTGCGGCCGACTTTCATTTCTTTCTTGACCGGCCCTTTCTTCACTTTCTCCTTGCTGTCTCCTGCGTGCATTTCACCCTTATCGATGACCTGCTCGCGCCGGATCTCCTCGTCTGACTTCACTTCAGTCTTCATCACATACTTTGCCGTATCGTCCTCGATGGATACAAGCATATCCTCAAACATCTGGAGTCCTTCATTCTGGTACTCCCGGAGCGGATTGATCTGGCCGTAGGAACGGAGGTGTATTCCGGTCCTGAGCTGATCCATGCTATCGATGTGCTCGACCCACTTCTGGTCGATCGTCCGCAGCATCATCATGCGCTCGAACAACCTCATCTTCTCTGCACCCAATCGCTCTTCCTTCTCAGCGAGTTCATGCTCAATCTTTTCTAAGATCAGTGGAACGATTTCTTCACTTTCCTTGCCCCTGACATCTCCAACTTCAATGGATGCTTCAGTCAGGTACATGTCTTCCACCGTCTTGATGAACTGCTCGTAGTCCCTCAGTTCCTCATCTTCAAGTATATAATAGTTCGTCGTACGTTCGACGGAGGATTCAATCATCCCCATGAGCTGCTCGCGCACATCTTCCTTGTCGATGATCTCATTTCTTTCTTCGTAGATGATCTCCCTCTGCCGCCTCAATACATCATCATATTCAAGCAGTTTCTTCCGGGAGTCGAAGTTGTTCCCTTCGACGCGTTTCTGTGCAGATTCGACTGCCCTGGCGATCATTTTGGAGGTCAGTTCCTCCTCTGCCATGCCCAGACGCTGCATCGTGCTCTGCATGCGTTCGGAACCGAATCGTCTCATCAGGTCATCTTCAAGTGACAAGTAGAATGTACTGACACCCACATCCCCCTGACGTCCGGCACGGCCACGGAGCTGGTCGTCTATACGCCGGGACTCGTGACGTTCAGTACCGATGACTGCGAGCCCGCCGACTTCTTTGACGCCTTCACCGAGTTTGATGTCCGTCCCACGTCCAGCCATGTTGGTCGCGATCGTCACAGCGCCCTTCTTCCCTGCATTCGCAATGATCTCCGCTTCCCTTTCGTGGTTCTTCGCATTAAGCACATTATGCCGGATGCCTTTCTTGCGCAGCAGTTCCGAGATGTACTCGCTTGTCTCGACGGCGACTGTACCGATGAGCACCGGCTGGCCCTGGCGGTACCTTTCCACTACTTCATCGATGACGTGCTTGAACTTGTATTCCTTCGTCGAATAGATCTTGTCCGTACGGTCGGTTCTGGCAATCGGTTTGTTGGTTGGGATCATGGTGACCTTCATATTGTATATGTTGAGGAATTCTTCTTCCTCGGTTTTCGCCGTACCCGTCATTCCCGACAGTTTATTGAACTGCCTGAAGAAGTTCTGGAAAGTGATGGAGGCCATCGTCTTGGATTCGTTCTGGATGTCCACCCCTTCTTTCGCCTCTATCGCCTGGTGCAGGCCATCCGAGAAGCGCCGTCCCTTCATCTTACGGCCGGTGAACTGGTCGACGATGACGATCTTCTCCTCTTCCACGACATAGTCGATGTCGCGCTGCATGGAGAAGTGCGCCTTCAATGCCTGGTTGATGTGGTGCAGGAGGTTCACGTGCTTCACATCATATAGGTTCTCCACCTTAAACCATTTCTCCGCCTTTTCCATCCCCTCATCATTGAGCTGGATGTTCTTCGTCTTGACGTCATACGTGAAATCCTCATCTTCCTTGAGCATTTTAACGAATGCATTCGCCTGGATGTACTGTGTATTGGACTGGTCCGCCTTGCCCGAAATGATGAGCGGTGTACGCGCTTCGTCTATGAGGATCGAGTCGACCTCATCGATGATGGCATAGTTCAGTCCCCTGAGCACCCGGTCCTTCTTATATGTGACCATGTTGTCCCTCAAATAGTCGAAGCCGAGTTCGTTGTTCGTGGTATAGGTGATATCAGCAGCAAATGCCTCACGCTTCTCCTCGCTGTTCTTCGCATTGAGGTTCAGTCCTACGCTGAGGCCGAGGAAATTATACAGGACCGACATCTCTTCCATCTGCGTGGCAGAAAGGTATTCGTTGACTGTGATGACATGGACACCCTTTCCGGTCAGGGCATTCAGATAGACTGGCATCGTTGCAGTGAGGGTCTTACCTTCACCCGTCTTCATCTCGGCGATGTCCCCTTTGTGGAGGGTCACCCCGCCCATGATCTGAACAGGATATGGTTCCAGCCCCAGTGTGCGCTTTGAGGCTTCCCGCACCGTCGCAAAGGCTTCAGGGAGGATGTCATCCAACATCTTCTCCTGCTGCTTCTCATCTTTGGCCCCGCCAAGCTTTTCCTTGAATTCATCCGTCTTCGCCCTGAGCTGCTCATCGCTCAACTTGGCGAAATCCTCTTTATATTCCTCTACTTTATCAGCAACTTTACGAAGTGATTTCAGCTCCCGTTTATTGCCGTCGTAGATCTTATCCAAAATACCCATGGATTTCTCTCCCCCGCTCTATCTCACTGTTAATTCATTT from Salinicoccus sp. RF5 includes these protein-coding regions:
- a CDS encoding cytochrome c, whose product is MKKFWLLMSFAMVLVLGACGGDSGGDSEEATDEATTEETTMEESTEEETEESTEESNSADAGDSELAQEAYQQNNCMSCHGEDLEGASGPALTDVGSRLSEDEIRTTIEEGGNGMPSGLVSDEEELDALVQWLSTQTGE
- the prfB gene encoding peptide chain release factor 2 (programmed frameshift), yielding MELYEIRNFIGDMHGKLDDFRGSLDLEEKEVQIKEYEERMTEPGFWDNQEEAQQVIDSNNNLKRVVDEFHNIEAAVEDIEVSYELLKEENDEDMYRTLEENVAQVRAQIEAFELNMLLNNEHDGLNAILELHPGAGGTESQDWAEMLLRMYQRYADQQGFKVETLDYQAGDEAGVKSVALLIKGLNSYGLLKAEKGVHRLVRISPFDSSGRRHTSFVSCEVTPQFENQDIKIEVKPEEISVDTYRASGAGGQHVNTTDSAVRITHHPTGIVVTCQNERSQIKNRDQAMTMLKSKLYQRELEEQRAEIDAIKGEQKEIGWGSQIRSYVFHPYSMVKDHRTNMEVGNTDKVMDGDIGPFIDAYLRMTMDDEG
- the secA gene encoding preprotein translocase subunit SecA; translated protein: MGILDKIYDGNKRELKSLRKVADKVEEYKEDFAKLSDEQLRAKTDEFKEKLGGAKDEKQQEKMLDDILPEAFATVREASKRTLGLEPYPVQIMGGVTLHKGDIAEMKTGEGKTLTATMPVYLNALTGKGVHVITVNEYLSATQMEEMSVLYNFLGLSVGLNLNAKNSEEKREAFAADITYTTNNELGFDYLRDNMVTYKKDRVLRGLNYAIIDEVDSILIDEARTPLIISGKADQSNTQYIQANAFVKMLKEDEDFTYDVKTKNIQLNDEGMEKAEKWFKVENLYDVKHVNLLHHINQALKAHFSMQRDIDYVVEEEKIVIVDQFTGRKMKGRRFSDGLHQAIEAKEGVDIQNESKTMASITFQNFFRQFNKLSGMTGTAKTEEEEFLNIYNMKVTMIPTNKPIARTDRTDKIYSTKEYKFKHVIDEVVERYRQGQPVLIGTVAVETSEYISELLRKKGIRHNVLNAKNHEREAEIIANAGKKGAVTIATNMAGRGTDIKLGEGVKEVGGLAVIGTERHESRRIDDQLRGRAGRQGDVGVSTFYLSLEDDLMRRFGSERMQSTMQRLGMAEEELTSKMIARAVESAQKRVEGNNFDSRKKLLEYDDVLRRQREIIYEERNEIIDKEDVREQLMGMIESSVERTTNYYILEDEELRDYEQFIKTVEDMYLTEASIEVGDVRGKESEEIVPLILEKIEHELAEKEERLGAEKMRLFERMMMLRTIDQKWVEHIDSMDQLRTGIHLRSYGQINPLREYQNEGLQMFEDMLVSIEDDTAKYVMKTEVKSDEEIRREQVIDKGEMHAGDSKEKVKKGPVKKEMKVGRNDPCPCGSGKKYKNCHGK